In the Leptolyngbya sp. SIO1E4 genome, one interval contains:
- a CDS encoding N-acetylmuramoyl-L-alanine amidase: protein MRRWAKFWSFSLVSALAIALVLLVFWPNHNQLKAIEVVQGLPTLTESTAMALVPTSLTETHNRLDFTVTEPVLAQTAPNYQPRQEIQLADPSNYGDRYSTDAYGRAVNNEFIAVLHETVGSAQSAINLFQTYHPNDNDQVSYHTLIGRDGTIYYIVPPEKRAYGAGNSVFDGPNGAETVVTNPAFPSSVNNFAYHVSLETPSDGRGNGPSHSGYTQSQYESLAWLFSQSNIADRRITTHKAVDRSGSRQDPRSFDFNRFFSLLRRYPSRAGL, encoded by the coding sequence ATGCGGCGATGGGCAAAATTTTGGAGCTTTAGCCTGGTATCAGCACTCGCTATTGCACTGGTACTACTCGTGTTTTGGCCGAATCATAATCAGCTAAAAGCAATCGAGGTCGTCCAGGGTTTACCAACGTTGACGGAATCCACAGCCATGGCATTGGTGCCCACCTCGCTGACAGAGACCCACAATCGTTTGGACTTCACCGTTACAGAGCCAGTCTTGGCACAAACGGCCCCTAACTATCAACCCCGCCAAGAAATTCAGCTTGCTGATCCTTCTAATTATGGCGATCGCTACAGTACAGATGCCTATGGTCGTGCCGTTAATAACGAGTTTATCGCGGTGCTCCACGAAACGGTGGGGTCAGCCCAAAGTGCGATTAATCTCTTTCAGACCTATCACCCTAACGACAATGATCAGGTGAGTTACCACACGCTGATTGGGCGAGACGGGACGATCTATTACATCGTCCCTCCAGAGAAACGGGCCTATGGGGCAGGAAATTCGGTTTTCGATGGCCCGAATGGGGCAGAGACCGTGGTTACTAATCCGGCTTTTCCATCATCTGTCAACAATTTTGCTTATCACGTCTCTCTAGAGACCCCCTCCGATGGCCGAGGCAACGGCCCTAGCCACAGCGGCTATACCCAATCTCAGTACGAGTCCCTCGCGTGGCTATTTTCCCAAAGCAATATCGCAGATAGGCGCATCACCACTCATAAAGCGGTAGACCGCTCAGGGAGTCGCCAAGATCCTCGCAGCTTTGATTTCAACCGATTTTTCTCGCTATTACGCCGCTATCCCAGTCGGGCTGGACTGTAG
- a CDS encoding dephospho-CoA kinase produces the protein MGQRIIGLTGGIATGKTTVSRYLETHHGLPVLDADVFARQAVEPGSAILEAIAQRYGPAVLNADGTLHRHQLGQIIFNAPQEKQWVEQQIHPFVRQQFAQKMTALTAAPIVVQAIPLLFEAGLTEQVTEIWVVVCSAEKQLDRLMQRDALSIEAAQARIRNQWPLAEKAKRADVILDNSATLTALYEQVDHALSV, from the coding sequence ATGGGCCAGCGCATTATCGGACTAACGGGTGGCATCGCCACAGGTAAAACCACGGTTTCCCGTTATCTCGAAACCCATCATGGGCTACCCGTTCTAGATGCCGATGTGTTTGCGCGGCAGGCCGTTGAGCCAGGCAGCGCTATTTTGGAGGCGATCGCCCAGCGATATGGGCCAGCGGTGCTCAACGCTGATGGCACCCTCCACCGCCACCAACTGGGCCAAATCATCTTCAACGCCCCCCAAGAGAAACAATGGGTTGAGCAGCAAATTCATCCCTTTGTGCGCCAGCAATTTGCACAAAAAATGACTGCGCTGACCGCAGCCCCCATCGTGGTGCAGGCGATTCCCCTATTATTTGAGGCCGGTTTGACGGAGCAGGTAACGGAGATCTGGGTCGTGGTGTGTTCCGCAGAAAAGCAACTCGACCGACTGATGCAGCGCGATGCCCTCTCGATAGAAGCCGCGCAGGCCCGCATCCGCAATCAGTGGCCCCTGGCAGAGAAGGCCAAACGAGCAGATGTCATATTAGATAACAGCGCTACCCTAACAGCACTTTACGAACAGGTCGATCACGCGTTGAGCGTCTGA
- a CDS encoding uroporphyrinogen-III synthase, with the protein MPRSLTRKTVLVTRSAGQSSLFTDLLLDKGFLIIEMPALEIRPPSSWEPLDEAIAQLAEYDWLVLTSANAVLYFWERLEQVGNPADLAAVKLAVVGKKTARVLKQQGHTPDFVPPNFVADSLIADFPEPVAGLKLLFPRVETGGRAVLVKDMTAAGATVTEVPAYESGCPADPDHYAIAALKARTVNVVTFASAKTVHHFCQLLHQGLGEAWATYLEEVAIASIGPQTSAACYELLGRVDIEAQEYTLDGLTQAITQWASALSD; encoded by the coding sequence ATGCCGCGATCGCTGACTCGTAAAACGGTTTTGGTGACCCGCTCCGCCGGACAATCCAGCCTGTTTACCGACTTATTGTTAGACAAGGGTTTCCTCATTATCGAGATGCCCGCGCTAGAAATTCGCCCCCCCTCCAGTTGGGAGCCGTTAGATGAGGCGATCGCGCAGTTGGCTGAATACGACTGGTTAGTTTTGACCTCGGCCAATGCCGTTCTCTACTTTTGGGAACGGTTAGAACAGGTAGGCAACCCCGCGGATTTGGCAGCCGTCAAGTTGGCAGTCGTAGGTAAAAAAACCGCCCGGGTATTGAAACAGCAGGGGCATACCCCAGACTTTGTGCCCCCCAACTTTGTGGCTGACTCCCTCATTGCAGACTTTCCAGAACCGGTTGCCGGGTTAAAACTCTTGTTCCCTCGCGTAGAAACTGGGGGACGGGCCGTGCTCGTGAAAGACATGACGGCAGCTGGGGCCACGGTCACAGAGGTTCCCGCCTATGAATCGGGGTGCCCCGCAGACCCTGACCACTACGCGATCGCCGCACTTAAAGCACGTACGGTCAACGTTGTGACCTTTGCCAGCGCTAAAACCGTGCACCATTTTTGCCAATTGCTGCACCAGGGGCTCGGAGAAGCCTGGGCAACCTATTTAGAAGAGGTTGCGATCGCCTCCATTGGGCCGCAAACGTCTGCCGCCTGCTACGAACTGTTAGGACGGGTAGATATTGAAGCGCAAGAATATACCTTAGACGGGCTGACACAGGCGATCACACAATGGGCCAGCGCATTATCGGACTAA
- a CDS encoding macro domain-containing protein: MEQPKTCFVIMPFGEKLDVDGQVVDFDKIYQFIIKQAVESLDMRCIRCDEIEESGWIHADMFEQILEADVSVVDITSLNANVFYELGVRHALTSSVTVLIRKKGTHAPFNIQGLRVIDYDPLDLASVDKAKLQIASFIQNGLRYKLADSPIHQFLANRVRIETRPEPILKTHYYLYPLPSPSNAQLCLVTGDIQDVRCADIWVNSENSNMQMDRYYDRSISSIIRYLGAMKDDAGYVIEDTIAEELAKKMKTRESVPPGHVLVTSSGELAKTHNVKKIFHAASVVGAIGQGYKTIQNINRCVTNALHKMEEDDEALRSILFPLMGTGRGKGELQANASLLLDAAMSYLTAKTQASIETIYFLTYTQEELETCRNILSNTHKLELAAIKT; the protein is encoded by the coding sequence ATGGAACAGCCCAAAACTTGTTTTGTCATCATGCCTTTTGGAGAAAAGTTGGATGTCGATGGCCAAGTCGTTGACTTCGACAAAATTTATCAGTTCATTATCAAACAAGCAGTTGAATCGCTAGACATGCGCTGCATTCGATGCGATGAGATTGAAGAATCCGGCTGGATTCACGCCGATATGTTTGAGCAAATTCTAGAAGCTGATGTATCAGTCGTTGACATTACCTCTTTGAATGCCAACGTTTTCTATGAACTAGGCGTTAGGCATGCCTTAACCAGCTCAGTCACGGTATTGATTCGCAAAAAAGGAACCCACGCCCCCTTCAATATTCAAGGGCTGCGAGTGATTGATTATGACCCCCTAGATCTCGCCAGTGTCGACAAGGCTAAGCTGCAAATTGCTAGCTTCATTCAAAATGGGCTTCGATATAAATTAGCCGATAGTCCGATTCATCAGTTTCTGGCTAATCGGGTTCGCATCGAAACTCGGCCTGAACCCATCTTAAAGACGCACTATTATCTTTATCCCCTACCGTCTCCTTCCAATGCACAACTCTGTTTAGTCACGGGGGATATTCAAGATGTTCGATGTGCAGATATCTGGGTCAATTCTGAAAACTCCAACATGCAAATGGATCGGTATTATGATCGGTCTATTTCGAGCATCATTCGTTATCTGGGTGCCATGAAAGATGACGCAGGATACGTCATCGAAGATACGATCGCGGAAGAACTGGCCAAGAAAATGAAAACGAGAGAGTCCGTTCCACCCGGCCATGTTCTTGTTACTTCATCAGGAGAACTGGCCAAAACACACAATGTCAAAAAGATTTTTCATGCCGCCTCTGTTGTCGGTGCGATCGGTCAGGGATATAAGACCATTCAAAACATTAATCGATGTGTCACCAATGCCCTCCATAAAATGGAAGAAGATGACGAAGCGTTGCGATCTATTTTATTTCCGCTCATGGGGACAGGGAGAGGGAAAGGAGAACTACAGGCAAACGCCTCTCTTTTACTAGATGCTGCCATGTCCTATCTGACAGCTAAAACCCAGGCATCTATCGAGACAATCTATTTCCTGACCTATACCCAAGAAGAATTGGAAACATGTCGGAATATTTTGTCTAACACCCACAAACTAGAGTTAGCGGCGATTAAAACTTAA
- the ybaK gene encoding Cys-tRNA(Pro) deacylase yields MKTNAARILDQQKIPYDLLTYEVDPNDLAADRAAEKLGLPYEQVFKTLVVRGDRAGVCLAVIPANARLDLKALAKLSGNRKVETVPLKEVQALTGYIRGGVTALGCKKPYPVYLDSSASKFDQIAVSAGKRGHMLLLSPTHYHIVVQGTIGAIAIV; encoded by the coding sequence ATGAAAACTAACGCGGCTAGAATCCTTGACCAGCAGAAAATACCTTACGACCTGCTGACCTACGAAGTAGATCCGAATGATTTAGCGGCCGATCGCGCCGCCGAAAAATTAGGATTGCCCTATGAGCAAGTCTTTAAGACCCTGGTGGTTAGGGGCGATCGCGCGGGTGTTTGTTTGGCAGTGATTCCGGCGAATGCCCGACTGGATCTCAAAGCGTTGGCCAAACTGTCTGGTAATCGTAAGGTGGAAACTGTCCCCCTGAAAGAGGTGCAGGCGCTGACGGGCTACATTCGTGGTGGGGTAACGGCTCTGGGCTGCAAAAAGCCGTATCCGGTCTATCTTGACAGCTCTGCCAGCAAGTTTGACCAAATTGCCGTTTCGGCCGGTAAACGGGGACACATGCTGCTGCTATCACCCACCCACTATCACATTGTCGTGCAGGGAACGATTGGGGCGATTGCGATCGTCTAG
- a CDS encoding Crp/Fnr family transcriptional regulator, with translation MYETLLQRLNQLVPLTPQQQQDLCLVIQTVELTKDSCLIEAGQVSNHLYFVVEGILRSFYNFEGKEVTRWLCFSEHFATSYFSFVYRQPSEDTIALITDAKLLSISYENLQYLTQQDSVWVDLNRRLLEYYYTALLKRVMSFQTQSTVERYEKLLQEQPNIENNVPLGYIASYLGMTQETLSRIRSRRKKRKALNLGSI, from the coding sequence ATGTACGAGACTCTGCTGCAACGACTCAATCAGCTAGTGCCCCTAACACCACAGCAGCAGCAAGACTTGTGTCTGGTCATACAAACGGTAGAGCTCACCAAGGATTCCTGTCTAATTGAAGCAGGGCAGGTTTCCAATCATCTCTATTTTGTTGTAGAAGGAATATTACGCTCTTTTTATAACTTTGAGGGTAAGGAAGTCACCCGCTGGCTCTGTTTTTCTGAGCATTTTGCAACCTCTTATTTTAGCTTTGTTTATCGTCAACCCAGTGAAGATACGATCGCACTGATTACCGATGCCAAGCTGCTTTCAATCAGCTATGAAAACCTGCAATATCTAACTCAACAAGATTCTGTTTGGGTAGATCTCAATAGACGTCTTCTCGAATACTATTACACCGCTTTGTTGAAACGCGTGATGTCTTTTCAAACGCAGTCAACTGTAGAGCGATATGAGAAGCTGCTGCAGGAACAGCCAAATATTGAAAACAACGTTCCCCTGGGCTACATTGCCTCGTATCTAGGGATGACTCAGGAAACCTTGAGTCGCATTCGCAGTCGCAGAAAGAAACGGAAAGCTTTAAATCTCGGTTCAATTTGA
- a CDS encoding DUF2157 domain-containing protein: MKIEREDLDWAVSKNLISAESAEQLWQAWQEHKKNVPQFNFVNVAYYFGALIVIAGMSLFLTLAWEQLGGGGIFGLACIYIAIFALTGWHLWFERDLKIPGGLLTTIAVCIVPLAIYGFQRMLGIWPEGDPGNYSNYHVWVKASWFYMEVGTILAGLLALRWIRFPFLTAPIAFTLWYMSMDLTPLIFGKENYTWDERLLFSFWFGLVVIVAAFLVDRRIRRSQGDFAFWLYLSGLIAFWSGMTLMDAGSERERFFYFLINLFLIFLSVLLRRRVFVVFGGMGVFSYLGHLSYQVFADSLLFPIAVSFVGVLVIFGGVQYQKHYAAWEARLHRVLPNNLLARLPKKT, encoded by the coding sequence ATGAAAATCGAGCGAGAGGACTTAGACTGGGCCGTCAGCAAAAATTTAATTAGTGCAGAATCAGCCGAACAGCTTTGGCAAGCGTGGCAAGAACACAAGAAAAACGTCCCCCAGTTTAATTTTGTTAATGTTGCTTACTACTTTGGGGCACTCATCGTAATTGCCGGAATGTCTTTGTTTCTAACCCTGGCTTGGGAACAACTCGGCGGCGGCGGTATTTTTGGACTGGCTTGTATCTATATCGCAATTTTTGCCCTGACTGGGTGGCATCTATGGTTTGAAAGAGACCTGAAAATTCCGGGTGGCTTGCTGACGACAATAGCTGTCTGCATTGTTCCACTGGCAATTTACGGCTTTCAGCGAATGCTCGGCATTTGGCCTGAAGGAGATCCTGGCAACTACAGCAACTACCACGTCTGGGTAAAAGCCAGCTGGTTTTACATGGAAGTCGGCACAATTCTAGCCGGGTTGCTGGCACTCCGATGGATCCGCTTTCCTTTCCTGACTGCACCGATTGCGTTCACGCTGTGGTACATGTCGATGGATTTGACACCGCTCATTTTTGGCAAAGAGAACTACACCTGGGACGAACGGCTGTTGTTTTCTTTCTGGTTTGGGCTTGTCGTTATTGTCGCTGCTTTCTTAGTCGATCGCCGTATCCGCCGCAGTCAAGGAGACTTTGCCTTTTGGCTGTACCTGTCTGGGCTCATCGCCTTCTGGAGCGGGATGACGCTTATGGATGCCGGTAGCGAGCGCGAGCGCTTCTTTTACTTCCTGATCAACCTATTTTTGATATTTTTATCGGTGTTGTTGCGGCGGCGTGTCTTTGTTGTGTTTGGTGGGATGGGAGTTTTCAGCTACTTAGGCCACCTTTCGTATCAGGTATTCGCCGATTCACTGCTGTTTCCGATTGCGGTTTCTTTCGTAGGGGTTTTGGTTATTTTTGGAGGCGTTCAATACCAGAAGCATTACGCTGCCTGGGAAGCTCGGTTACACCGTGTCTTGCCTAATAATTTACTGGCTCGACTGCCGAAAAAAACTTGA
- a CDS encoding YbjN domain-containing protein, with amino-acid sequence MEFQSAAQKNCYECIEPWMHNLFGGSVLTFADEPLFVINFGSAVASTRVMPWEEDDALITTRSYVVTDIEVTPELGYYLLRENNGIRFGRFALDAENDIVFEHSLVGSTCDQIELRYSVTTVIKLADNYDDEIVARWGGKRALDRWSSW; translated from the coding sequence ATGGAATTTCAATCAGCCGCTCAGAAAAATTGCTACGAATGTATTGAACCTTGGATGCACAACTTATTTGGGGGAAGCGTCCTCACGTTTGCAGATGAACCTTTGTTTGTCATCAACTTTGGCTCAGCGGTAGCTTCTACACGGGTTATGCCTTGGGAAGAGGATGACGCTTTGATCACAACGCGCTCTTATGTTGTGACAGATATCGAAGTGACCCCTGAACTGGGCTACTATCTCCTGCGAGAAAACAATGGCATCCGCTTCGGCCGTTTTGCATTAGACGCTGAAAATGACATTGTGTTCGAGCACAGCTTGGTCGGATCGACCTGTGACCAAATCGAACTGAGATATTCAGTCACAACGGTGATCAAACTTGCTGATAACTATGATGACGAAATCGTAGCGCGGTGGGGCGGCAAGCGTGCACTAGATCGGTGGTCTTCTTGGTAA